In Terriglobia bacterium, one genomic interval encodes:
- a CDS encoding LD-carboxypeptidase encodes MTPQALARGTAALTEMGFSVVLGRSVLARDGYLAGRDEARAEDLNSMLADPAVRGVWFARGGYGTARILDRLDWDAAARDPKVLVGYSDLTALFATATRRTRASCLYGPVVAELGDPASFHALSLRKMLAGEAIDLRIPRRAVLRHGRAKGPLVGGNLTVLAHLLGTPHAPAFRRAVLFLEETGESVYRLDRLLQHLRMSGALDGIAAAVFGSFEPGVRRRKFPPDRPVLELVREVFMPLGVPVAVGIPAGHLPGKWTLPIGGAALLDTSAGRLTLSAKAP; translated from the coding sequence GTGACTCCGCAGGCGCTCGCTCGAGGTACCGCCGCGCTGACCGAGATGGGGTTCAGCGTGGTCCTCGGGCGCAGCGTCCTCGCGCGGGACGGGTACCTCGCTGGCCGCGACGAGGCGCGCGCCGAGGATCTCAACTCGATGCTCGCCGATCCGGCGGTCCGCGGCGTCTGGTTCGCGCGAGGGGGTTACGGCACCGCGAGGATCCTCGACCGACTGGACTGGGACGCGGCCGCGCGGGATCCGAAGGTGCTGGTCGGCTACAGCGATCTCACCGCGCTGTTCGCGACGGCGACGCGGCGGACGCGCGCCTCGTGTCTCTACGGGCCGGTGGTCGCGGAGCTGGGCGATCCCGCGTCCTTCCACGCCCTCTCGCTGCGGAAGATGCTGGCGGGCGAGGCGATCGACCTTCGAATCCCGCGTCGGGCCGTGCTTCGGCACGGCCGCGCGAAAGGACCGCTCGTGGGCGGAAACCTCACCGTGCTGGCGCACCTGCTGGGCACGCCTCACGCGCCGGCGTTCCGCCGCGCGGTGCTGTTCCTCGAGGAGACCGGCGAAAGCGTGTACCGCCTGGATCGCTTGCTCCAGCACCTTCGGATGTCGGGTGCTCTCGACGGCATCGCGGCCGCCGTGTTCGGCTCGTTCGAGCCCGGAGTCCGGCGAAGGAAGTTCCCGCCGGATCGCCCGGTGCTGGAGCTGGTCCGGGAAGTGTTCATGCCGCTGGGCGTGCCGGTCGCGGTGGGGATCCCGGCGGGCCACCTCCCGGGGAAGTGGACGCTGCCGATCGGCGGCGCGGCGCTCCTCGACACCTCCGCCGGGCGCCTCACGCTCTCGGCCAAAGCGCCGTGA
- a CDS encoding threonylcarbamoyl-AMP synthase — protein sequence MPTRILTLNPEEPRADRLLPALEDLRAGRIVSLPTETFYGLSVDPFDTGACARVNDLKKKPRGSPMLLLLSGPEQIERVAGSLPESFGSLTGMFWPGPLSLVVPAGPALPQEVTGGLGTVGVRVPGLALPRLLAAAFGRPITGVSANLMGHPPCRTAAEVAEVFPEGVSTILDGGPSTGGAPSTVLDLTGPFPRVLREGAIPVSALRPFLSDLRRS from the coding sequence ATGCCCACGCGCATCCTGACGCTGAACCCCGAGGAACCGCGCGCGGACCGATTGCTTCCGGCCTTGGAGGATCTGAGGGCGGGGAGGATCGTGTCGCTTCCCACCGAGACGTTCTACGGCCTGTCCGTCGACCCGTTCGACACCGGCGCGTGTGCGAGGGTCAACGACCTGAAGAAGAAGCCGCGCGGCTCTCCGATGCTGCTCCTGCTGTCCGGCCCGGAGCAGATCGAACGGGTCGCGGGGTCGCTTCCGGAGTCCTTCGGCTCCCTCACGGGGATGTTCTGGCCGGGGCCGCTCAGCCTCGTCGTTCCCGCGGGTCCCGCACTTCCGCAGGAGGTGACCGGCGGGCTCGGTACGGTGGGGGTCCGGGTGCCCGGGCTCGCGCTTCCGCGCCTGCTCGCTGCGGCGTTCGGGCGGCCCATCACCGGGGTGAGCGCGAATCTCATGGGGCATCCGCCTTGCCGGACCGCCGCCGAGGTGGCGGAGGTGTTCCCGGAGGGAGTGTCGACGATCCTCGACGGAGGGCCCAGCACCGGCGGCGCTCCGTCGACGGTGCTCGACCTGACCGGGCCGTTCCCGCGGGTCCTGAGGGAAGGCGCCATCCCGGTCTCCGCCCTCCGGCCATTCCTCTCCGACCTCCGCCGGAGCTGA
- the truA gene encoding tRNA pseudouridine(38-40) synthase TruA, giving the protein MTDGPRRIRLDLAYDGTGFAGWQLQPGERTVQGVIEEALSRLENGALARVRGAGRTDAGVHARGQVADAEVSVALDDARLLRALRSMLPRDVRPVNVTTADPSFHARHDAVSKTYRYFLDRSPHGDPFVARYALHHPHPMDLAAVADALRRLPGRRDWSGFAGAACPPGDRIRHLARASCLEVSPDLLAFEFTADGFLNHMVRNLVGTIVEIARGRFRAERVDEILASGERTLAGPTAPPHGLCLERVAYRGEGLG; this is encoded by the coding sequence GTGACCGACGGGCCGCGCCGGATCCGCCTCGATCTCGCCTACGACGGCACCGGCTTCGCCGGCTGGCAGCTTCAGCCCGGCGAGAGGACCGTGCAGGGCGTGATCGAGGAGGCGCTCTCGCGGCTCGAAAACGGCGCGCTCGCGAGGGTCCGAGGGGCGGGACGGACCGACGCGGGCGTCCACGCGCGGGGACAGGTCGCCGACGCGGAGGTCTCGGTCGCGCTGGACGACGCGCGCCTGCTCCGCGCGCTCCGCTCGATGCTGCCCCGGGACGTGCGACCCGTGAACGTGACGACCGCGGATCCTTCCTTTCACGCCCGGCACGACGCCGTGTCGAAGACCTACCGTTATTTCCTGGACCGCTCCCCGCACGGAGATCCATTCGTGGCGCGCTACGCGCTGCACCACCCGCACCCGATGGACCTCGCGGCGGTCGCGGACGCGCTCCGCCGCCTTCCCGGCCGGCGTGACTGGTCGGGATTCGCGGGAGCCGCATGCCCGCCCGGCGACCGGATACGCCACCTGGCCCGAGCCTCGTGCCTCGAGGTCTCGCCCGATCTCCTCGCGTTCGAGTTCACCGCCGACGGGTTCCTGAACCACATGGTGCGGAACCTCGTCGGCACGATCGTGGAGATCGCCCGCGGGCGCTTCCGCGCGGAGCGCGTCGACGAGATCCTGGCATCGGGGGAGCGCACCCTCGCGGGCCCCACCGCACCCCCTCACGGGCTGTGCCTGGAGAGGGTGGCGTATCGGGGGGAGGGGCTCGGTTAA
- a CDS encoding RNA methyltransferase, translated as MIGRTHPSLRRVRELRKDRRARDVEGVFVAEGIHLAEEALRAGADVETAVVSPRLSASDAGLRLRRDLERAAIPLIETTDAALDGLSDARSPQPVLLVVRARRVTLDQAIDGREAPALLAVLHGVQDPGNLGTVLRTADAASATGLVIAGAGADLHHPRAVRATAGSIFRLPAAACRGAELFPRLRDRGILLVAADPRSATDYASVDLRDPVAIFLGGEGSGLPSDWLDLVDRRVRVPMRAGVESLSVGAAAAVLLFEARRQRSGDGVSCDG; from the coding sequence ATGATCGGACGAACTCACCCTTCCCTGCGACGCGTTCGCGAGCTCCGGAAAGATCGGCGTGCGCGGGACGTCGAGGGGGTGTTCGTCGCCGAGGGGATCCACCTGGCCGAAGAGGCGCTTCGCGCCGGGGCGGACGTGGAGACCGCCGTGGTCTCGCCGAGGCTCTCCGCTTCCGACGCGGGGCTCAGGTTGAGGCGCGATCTCGAGCGGGCCGCGATCCCCTTGATCGAGACGACCGACGCCGCGCTCGACGGACTGTCGGACGCCCGCTCGCCGCAGCCGGTGCTCCTCGTGGTCCGGGCGCGTCGCGTGACGCTGGACCAGGCCATCGACGGGCGCGAGGCCCCCGCGCTCCTCGCGGTCCTCCACGGCGTCCAGGACCCGGGAAACCTGGGGACCGTGCTTCGCACCGCCGACGCGGCCTCCGCCACCGGCCTCGTGATCGCGGGCGCCGGGGCCGACCTCCATCATCCGAGGGCCGTTCGGGCCACGGCGGGCTCGATCTTCCGTCTCCCCGCGGCGGCATGCCGCGGCGCGGAGCTGTTCCCGCGCCTCCGGGATCGAGGGATCCTCCTGGTCGCGGCGGACCCGCGCTCGGCCACCGACTACGCTAGCGTCGATCTCCGAGACCCCGTCGCGATCTTCCTCGGAGGGGAAGGGTCCGGCCTACCCTCGGATTGGCTCGATCTCGTGGACCGCAGGGTGCGTGTTCCGATGCGCGCGGGGGTCGAAAGCCTCTCCGTCGGCGCCGCCGCCGCGGTGCTGCTCTTCGAGGCGAGGCGGCAGCGCTCCGGGGATGGGGTCAGCTGCGACGGATGA
- the galE gene encoding UDP-glucose 4-epimerase GalE, which yields MASVVVTGGAGYVGSHVVRRLLGAGWDVIVIDDLSEGHRAAVGDATLVVGDFGDPAVLDPLLQGEKVEYVVHMAAFCQVGESVIDPARYYENNVAKSLRLLDVARRYGVKGLVFSSSAAVYGDPVEVPITEEHPLAPTNPYGETKLAFENALSWFHRAYGTRYAALRYFNAAGAHPDGDLGEDHEPESHLIPRLLTSILRGGPPTPIFGEDYPTTDGTCVRDYIHVADLAEAHVAALEALEKGRIEAGAFNLGNGEGFSVQDVIDTVARVTGEMPPTETAPRRGGDPAILVASANRALRRIGFDPAFPRLEEIVRTAWVWHRDHPAGYGDRG from the coding sequence ATGGCATCCGTGGTGGTGACGGGCGGGGCGGGATACGTCGGAAGCCACGTCGTGCGGCGTCTCCTCGGCGCCGGGTGGGACGTGATCGTGATCGACGACCTCTCGGAGGGGCACCGCGCCGCGGTCGGCGACGCGACGCTCGTGGTCGGAGACTTCGGCGACCCCGCCGTCCTCGACCCGCTGCTCCAGGGTGAGAAGGTCGAGTACGTCGTCCACATGGCCGCGTTCTGCCAGGTGGGGGAGTCCGTCATCGATCCGGCCCGCTACTACGAGAACAACGTGGCGAAGAGCCTGCGCCTGCTGGACGTGGCGAGGCGATACGGCGTCAAGGGCCTGGTGTTCTCCAGCTCGGCCGCCGTCTACGGCGATCCGGTGGAGGTGCCGATCACCGAGGAGCACCCGCTCGCTCCCACGAACCCGTACGGCGAGACGAAGCTGGCGTTCGAGAACGCCCTGTCCTGGTTCCACCGCGCCTACGGGACGCGCTACGCGGCGCTCAGGTACTTCAACGCGGCCGGGGCACACCCGGACGGCGACCTCGGCGAGGACCACGAGCCCGAGAGCCACCTGATCCCGCGGCTGCTCACGTCGATCCTCCGCGGGGGGCCGCCGACCCCGATCTTCGGGGAGGACTACCCGACCACCGACGGTACCTGCGTGCGCGACTACATCCACGTCGCGGACCTCGCGGAGGCGCACGTCGCCGCCCTCGAAGCGCTCGAGAAGGGGCGGATCGAGGCCGGCGCGTTCAACCTGGGGAACGGCGAAGGATTCTCGGTGCAGGACGTGATCGACACGGTCGCGAGGGTGACCGGTGAGATGCCCCCCACCGAGACCGCGCCGCGCCGGGGGGGCGACCCGGCGATCCTCGTCGCGTCCGCGAACCGCGCATTGCGGCGGATCGGCTTCGATCCGGCGTTCCCGCGCCTCGAGGAGATCGTCCGCACCGCCTGGGTCTGGCATCGCGACCACCCCGCGGGGTACGGCGATCGCGGGTAG
- a CDS encoding HAMP domain-containing histidine kinase — protein sequence SRVLDLTASPLFDRSGAPLGRLLICRDASRESAEERRLEGEAESLRAARSEAEASYRRLAVAHEELEAKSREMERLNRELRTLDRMKTNLLANVTHELQTPLVSVRGYTEMTLKERLGAINEEQRKGLGLSLKNIDRLISMIDNLLAFARMDREPAELRISVFPLRQLVEESGEMLREKLEARRIRLTTTFDDPGVVVNADREKILQVFLNVVSNAVKYNRDGGEIGVEVRKAKPGFASVQVKDTGIGIPEEDLERIFDRFYRVGAGAGEAPEGTGLGLSIVRNILRLHGCSIRAESQVGRGTTFTFTLPLAVAESGVDEEPGLAVASPAPLESAPPPEPPGPPAPEHRPPSSGDGPTPPRPRFRIIRRS from the coding sequence GTCGCGCGTCCTGGACCTGACCGCCTCGCCGCTCTTTGACCGGAGCGGCGCCCCGCTCGGCAGGCTCCTGATCTGCCGCGACGCGTCGCGCGAGAGCGCCGAGGAGCGGCGGCTCGAGGGCGAGGCGGAGAGCCTGCGCGCCGCGCGCTCCGAAGCGGAGGCGTCGTACCGGCGCCTCGCCGTCGCCCACGAAGAGCTCGAGGCCAAGAGCCGTGAGATGGAGCGGCTGAACCGGGAGCTGCGCACGCTGGACCGGATGAAGACCAACCTCCTCGCCAACGTGACGCACGAGCTCCAGACGCCGCTGGTCTCGGTCCGGGGCTACACCGAGATGACCCTGAAGGAGCGTCTGGGCGCGATCAACGAGGAGCAGCGCAAGGGACTCGGCCTCTCCCTCAAGAACATCGACCGGCTGATCTCGATGATCGACAACCTCTTGGCGTTCGCCCGGATGGACCGGGAACCGGCGGAGCTCAGAATCTCGGTGTTCCCCCTGCGCCAGCTCGTCGAGGAGAGCGGCGAGATGCTCCGGGAGAAGCTCGAGGCGCGGCGCATCCGGCTGACGACGACCTTCGACGACCCTGGCGTGGTCGTGAACGCCGACCGGGAGAAGATCCTGCAGGTGTTCCTGAACGTCGTCTCGAACGCGGTGAAGTACAACCGGGACGGGGGAGAGATCGGGGTCGAGGTGCGCAAGGCGAAGCCGGGATTCGCCTCCGTGCAGGTGAAGGACACCGGCATCGGAATCCCCGAGGAAGACCTCGAGCGGATCTTCGACCGCTTCTACCGCGTCGGCGCGGGCGCCGGCGAGGCGCCGGAGGGAACCGGACTCGGCCTTTCGATCGTCCGGAACATCCTCCGGCTGCACGGCTGCTCGATCCGGGCGGAGAGCCAGGTGGGCCGCGGCACGACGTTCACGTTCACGCTCCCCCTCGCGGTGGCCGAGTCCGGGGTAGACGAGGAGCCGGGGTTGGCCGTGGCCTCCCCGGCCCCCCTCGAGAGCGCCCCGCCGCCCGAGCCCCCGGGTCCGCCCGCGCCGGAGCACCGGCCTCCCTCCTCCGGCGACGGCCCCACCCCGCCGCGCCCGCGGTTCCGGATCATCCGTCGCAGCTGA